The following are encoded together in the Pectobacterium punjabense genome:
- the wecB gene encoding non-hydrolyzing UDP-N-acetylglucosamine 2-epimerase, whose translation MKKLKVVTVVGTRPEIIRLSRIISKLDQYCEHILVHTGQNYDYELNQIFFDDLGIRYPDYFLECAGTNPAGTMAQVISKSDKLFEDVIPEAVLILGDTNSALAAISAKRRKIPIFHMEAGNRCFDLRVPEEINRKIVDHISDVNMPYSDIARSYLLKEGISPDLIVKTGSPMDEVLNFYKDKIQKSDVLSRLGLSSGNYFVVSVHREENVDSEKNIHLYVEALNTIADKYSLPIIVSTHPRTRKKIDSLNVKFDDKIQLMKPLSFSDYVHLQKEAKVVLSDSGTITEESSILNFPAINIREAQERPEGFEEGAVMFTGMSITRILQAIEILETQPRGEERLINTVQDYIAPNVSDKVLRTILSYTDYVNRVVWKKI comes from the coding sequence ATGAAAAAGCTAAAAGTTGTAACGGTTGTTGGAACTCGGCCCGAGATCATTCGTTTATCGCGTATAATTTCAAAGTTAGATCAATATTGTGAACATATATTAGTACATACTGGTCAAAATTATGATTATGAGCTAAATCAAATATTTTTTGATGATTTAGGTATTCGTTATCCGGATTATTTCCTTGAATGTGCTGGCACTAATCCTGCAGGGACTATGGCGCAAGTCATTAGCAAATCGGATAAGTTATTTGAAGATGTAATACCTGAAGCAGTATTGATTCTTGGCGATACGAATAGTGCTTTAGCCGCAATTTCTGCGAAGCGTAGGAAAATTCCTATATTTCATATGGAGGCAGGTAATCGCTGTTTCGATTTACGAGTCCCTGAAGAAATTAATAGAAAAATTGTCGATCACATCTCTGATGTGAATATGCCTTATAGTGATATAGCTCGTAGCTACTTGTTAAAAGAGGGAATCAGCCCTGATCTTATTGTAAAAACAGGTAGCCCAATGGATGAAGTTTTAAACTTTTATAAAGATAAAATTCAGAAATCAGATGTTTTGTCTCGTCTAGGACTCAGTTCTGGTAATTACTTTGTAGTTAGTGTGCATCGAGAGGAAAATGTTGATTCAGAAAAAAACATCCATTTATATGTGGAAGCATTAAACACAATTGCGGATAAATATAGCCTACCTATAATTGTTTCAACTCATCCAAGAACACGTAAAAAAATAGATAGTCTAAATGTTAAGTTTGATGACAAAATACAACTTATGAAACCACTTAGTTTTAGTGATTATGTTCACTTGCAAAAAGAGGCTAAAGTTGTATTGAGTGATAGTGGTACAATAACAGAGGAATCTTCAATTTTAAATTTCCCTGCTATTAATATTCGTGAAGCTCAAGAAAGACCCGAGGGTTTTGAAGAGGGAGCTGTTATGTTCACGGGTATGAGCATAACTCGTATTCTTCAGGCTATTGAAATATTGGAAACACAGCCTAGAGGAGAAGAACGATTAATAAATACGGTTCAGGATTACATAGCACCAAATGTTTCAGATAAAGTTCTTCGTACTATCTTAAGCTATACGGACTATGTAAATAGAGTTGTGTGGAAAAAAATTTAA
- a CDS encoding glycosyltransferase family 4 protein: MHLALIIDDYLPHSTRVGAKMFHDLACYYVSLGYEITVITPVEKQKKKLVQCQLDSVNIWYFSSGAIKDVHKIKRAINETLLSFRAWNAISSKIGPETFDGIIYYSPSIFWGPLVSKIKGRCKCKSYLVLRDLFPQWVIDAGMIRKGSFVEKYFRFFEKHSYNQANVIGLMSERNKLLFDEITNHSYLTDILRNWAALNPYNPPSKPVSIRKKLHLENKVVYFYGGNIGHAQDMANLMRLAKSMSVYDKAHFLFVGQGDEVKLVNQLAKEWNLKNFTYLPSVDQNEFKNILADIDIGLFSLSAQHTAHNFPGKLLGYMVQSIPILGSVNFGNDLLDIVNGKNAGLITINGDDEQLFNNALLLYENPELRNSVGRNAYSLLECEFSVQSVGNAIIDNLKV, from the coding sequence ATGCATTTAGCTCTGATTATTGATGATTACTTACCTCATAGTACACGAGTTGGAGCAAAAATGTTCCATGACCTTGCTTGCTATTATGTTTCATTAGGTTATGAGATTACAGTAATTACTCCTGTTGAAAAGCAGAAGAAAAAGTTAGTTCAGTGCCAACTTGATTCTGTGAATATTTGGTATTTTTCAAGTGGAGCAATCAAAGATGTTCATAAGATCAAACGAGCAATTAACGAAACATTACTTTCATTTCGTGCGTGGAATGCTATATCCTCAAAAATAGGCCCTGAGACTTTTGATGGAATTATTTATTATTCACCATCAATATTTTGGGGGCCATTGGTTTCAAAAATTAAGGGACGTTGTAAATGTAAGTCCTACCTAGTGTTACGTGATCTTTTTCCTCAATGGGTAATAGATGCAGGAATGATTAGGAAAGGATCATTTGTTGAGAAATATTTTCGGTTTTTTGAGAAACATTCATATAACCAAGCAAATGTTATTGGTTTAATGTCTGAAAGAAATAAATTGCTTTTCGATGAAATTACTAATCATAGTTATTTAACTGATATTTTAAGAAACTGGGCTGCATTAAATCCTTATAATCCACCTTCTAAGCCAGTCAGTATCCGCAAAAAACTTCATTTAGAAAATAAAGTAGTTTATTTTTATGGCGGTAATATTGGTCATGCGCAAGATATGGCTAATCTAATGCGGTTAGCAAAATCTATGAGTGTTTATGATAAGGCTCATTTTTTATTTGTTGGTCAAGGGGATGAAGTTAAATTAGTCAATCAATTGGCAAAAGAATGGAATCTTAAGAATTTCACCTATTTACCTTCTGTCGACCAAAATGAGTTTAAAAATATCCTAGCAGACATAGATATCGGACTTTTCTCTTTATCAGCTCAACATACAGCTCATAACTTTCCAGGAAAGCTACTTGGTTATATGGTTCAGTCAATACCCATTTTAGGTAGTGTTAATTTTGGTAATGATTTACTTGATATTGTAAATGGAAAAAATGCAGGCTTGATTACAATAAATGGTGATGATGAGCAACTGTTTAATAATGCATTATTACTTTATGAGAACCCTGAGTTAAGAAATAGTGTTGGTCGTAATGCATATTCTCTACTTGAATGTGAGTTTTCAGTTCAGTCTGTAGGAAATGCTATTATTGATAACTTAAAGGTATAA
- a CDS encoding WbuC family cupin fold metalloprotein encodes MKVYNNEYLSPLFESAKESLIKRSHLNLHANYDEKVQRLFIALTKGSYVRPHYHALPHQWEMFIVIEGCVEICIYDNEGGVIKKFNVGENTNSAVVELNPYDIHSLECISDKALILEVKEGPFLIEYAKTYPSWSHD; translated from the coding sequence ATGAAAGTATATAATAATGAGTACTTATCTCCGCTATTTGAAAGTGCGAAAGAGTCTCTAATAAAGAGGTCTCATCTCAACCTGCATGCTAATTATGATGAGAAAGTTCAACGATTATTTATAGCCTTAACTAAAGGAAGCTATGTTAGACCTCATTACCATGCTCTTCCACACCAATGGGAAATGTTCATCGTCATAGAGGGGTGTGTGGAAATATGTATTTATGATAATGAAGGGGGGGTGATTAAAAAATTTAATGTAGGTGAAAACACGAATTCTGCAGTTGTTGAACTTAATCCATATGATATTCATAGTTTGGAATGTATTAGCGACAAGGCCTTAATATTAGAAGTTAAAGAAGGGCCTTTCTTAATTGAATATGCCAAAACATATCCTTCTTGGAGTCATGATTAG
- the rfbD gene encoding dTDP-4-dehydrorhamnose reductase: MKILLTGANGQLGRCFQDRLPIGWEILATDSGELDITDLAHIEQAVKDFQPDAIVNAAAYTAVDKAESEPELAEKINTTGPENLAVVASKQGIRLVHVSTDYVFDGNATEPYNEDSATNPLSVYGKTKLAGEQAVTQAAPEAIIVRTAWVFSEYGNNFVKTMLRLAKERDALSIVADQRGCPTYAGDLAQAIIFLLEKNAKGGIYHYCGDKEVSWYEFTQSIFTIAAHNEKLKRTPTLKPITTVQYPTPAHRPSYSSLACQKIQRLNIELSNWQAVLNKLIK, encoded by the coding sequence ATGAAAATATTATTAACAGGTGCGAATGGGCAATTAGGCCGCTGCTTTCAAGATCGTTTGCCAATAGGGTGGGAGATTTTGGCGACGGACTCTGGTGAACTCGATATTACGGATTTAGCCCACATCGAACAGGCAGTAAAGGATTTCCAACCGGATGCTATCGTCAATGCTGCTGCGTACACCGCCGTAGACAAGGCGGAATCAGAACCTGAACTTGCAGAAAAAATCAACACTACAGGCCCAGAGAATTTAGCTGTTGTCGCCAGCAAGCAAGGCATTCGGTTAGTCCATGTTTCTACCGATTATGTCTTTGATGGTAATGCTACTGAGCCTTACAACGAAGACAGTGCAACGAATCCGCTAAGCGTTTACGGTAAAACCAAGTTAGCGGGTGAGCAAGCAGTGACACAAGCTGCTCCTGAAGCAATTATTGTGCGAACCGCTTGGGTATTTAGTGAATACGGCAATAACTTCGTTAAGACAATGTTAAGGCTAGCAAAAGAACGGGATGCATTAAGTATTGTTGCCGACCAGCGCGGTTGTCCAACCTATGCCGGGGATTTGGCGCAGGCGATTATTTTTCTGCTTGAAAAAAATGCTAAAGGTGGGATTTATCACTATTGTGGGGATAAGGAAGTAAGTTGGTATGAATTCACCCAAAGCATTTTTACTATCGCTGCACATAATGAAAAATTGAAGAGAACACCAACGCTAAAACCAATCACTACAGTTCAATACCCAACACCAGCACATCGCCCTTCTTATTCATCTCTAGCATGTCAAAAAATTCAAAGGCTTAATATCGAGTTGTCTAACTGGCAGGCTGTTTTGAATAAGCTAATCAAGTAA
- the rfbC gene encoding dTDP-4-dehydrorhamnose 3,5-epimerase, with protein MQIIDTAVYGAKIIQPKVFGDARGFFLETFEKKRYQKMLDIDLDFVQDNHSRSSKGVLRGLHFQKTNPQGKLVRVVRGEVFDVAVDIRQDSPTYGKWYGIVLSEENKTQFWLPPGLAHGFVVLSDTADFEYKCTDYYDPSDEGCLLWNDPEVGIEWPISDPLLSEKDKLGQLFKDLGK; from the coding sequence ATGCAAATCATTGATACCGCTGTTTACGGCGCAAAAATTATTCAACCGAAAGTATTTGGTGACGCCAGAGGCTTCTTCCTTGAAACATTTGAGAAGAAGCGCTACCAAAAGATGTTGGATATCGATTTAGACTTTGTTCAGGATAACCATTCCCGTTCAAGCAAAGGCGTATTACGCGGCTTACATTTCCAAAAAACGAATCCACAGGGAAAACTGGTTCGCGTTGTACGCGGGGAAGTTTTTGATGTTGCAGTAGATATTCGTCAGGATTCCCCAACATATGGTAAATGGTATGGGATAGTGCTATCTGAAGAGAACAAAACCCAATTCTGGCTCCCACCGGGGCTGGCACATGGTTTTGTCGTTCTCTCAGATACCGCAGATTTCGAGTACAAGTGTACAGATTATTATGATCCCAGCGATGAAGGATGCCTGTTATGGAACGATCCTGAAGTTGGCATTGAATGGCCAATATCCGATCCATTGCTTTCTGAGAAAGATAAGCTAGGCCAATTATTCAAGGATCTGGGAAAATGA
- the rfbA gene encoding glucose-1-phosphate thymidylyltransferase RfbA, whose amino-acid sequence MKGIVLAGGSGTRLYPITRGVSKQLLPIYDKPMVYYPISVLMLAGIREILIITTPEDMPAFQRLLGDGSRFGIELSYAIQPSPDGLAQAFIIGEEFINGERCALVLGDNIYFGQSFGKKLESVAAKEEGATIFGYQVTDAERFGVVEFDQDFRALSIEEKPVKPKSNWAVTGLYFYDKNVVEMAKQVKPSHRGELEITTLNQMYLEQGTLNVELLGRGFAWLDTGTHDSLIEASQFIHTIEKRQGFKVACLEEIAFRKGWLSKQQVADEAKVMSKTSYGQYLTQLISEK is encoded by the coding sequence ATGAAAGGGATCGTATTAGCGGGAGGAAGCGGTACACGTCTGTATCCTATTACTCGCGGAGTTTCTAAGCAGTTATTGCCTATCTATGATAAACCGATGGTTTACTATCCGATCTCCGTTCTCATGCTCGCAGGCATCCGTGAAATATTGATTATCACCACGCCTGAAGATATGCCAGCATTTCAGCGCCTTCTAGGTGACGGCAGCCGTTTTGGTATTGAACTTAGCTACGCGATTCAACCTAGTCCAGATGGGTTAGCTCAAGCCTTTATCATTGGTGAAGAATTTATCAATGGGGAACGCTGTGCGCTGGTACTTGGCGATAATATCTATTTCGGGCAAAGCTTTGGCAAAAAACTTGAGTCCGTAGCAGCAAAAGAAGAAGGTGCGACGATTTTCGGTTATCAAGTTACCGATGCTGAGCGCTTTGGCGTTGTCGAGTTTGATCAAGATTTCAGAGCACTATCGATAGAAGAAAAACCGGTAAAACCTAAGTCAAACTGGGCCGTCACTGGACTCTACTTCTATGATAAGAATGTTGTGGAGATGGCGAAACAAGTCAAACCCTCCCACCGCGGTGAGTTAGAAATCACTACACTGAACCAAATGTATCTTGAACAAGGCACATTGAATGTTGAGCTGTTGGGAAGAGGTTTCGCCTGGTTAGATACGGGCACGCACGATAGCCTGATTGAGGCGTCACAATTTATTCATACTATAGAGAAACGCCAAGGGTTTAAAGTCGCATGCTTGGAAGAGATTGCATTCCGCAAAGGCTGGCTGTCTAAACAGCAAGTTGCTGACGAAGCAAAAGTAATGAGCAAAACGTCCTATGGGCAATATTTAACCCAACTCATCTCAGAAAAATAA
- a CDS encoding sugar phosphate nucleotidyltransferase, translating into MTSLKAIIPVAGLGMNLLPVTKAIPKEMLPLVDRPVIEKIVNECVRAGIKEIVLVTHASKNAIENHFDTSFELESLLEERAKRQLLAEVQSICPKGVTIMNVRQGETLGLGHAVSCARPIIGDNPFVVVLPDVVLDESTADQTKENLALLISRFEETGRSQVLVKHRPYEVLPEYSVVDCEKPLVNPGDAAAITSMIEKPEAPSETGSDLSAVGRYVLTADAWPLLEKAVPGAWGRIQLTDVIADMIATQQVDAVQMSGKNFNCGRKLGYAQAFVSYGLRNPEFGAEFKESIKALLKK; encoded by the coding sequence ATGACATCATTGAAAGCGATTATCCCTGTAGCAGGTTTAGGGATGAATTTGTTACCGGTGACCAAGGCCATCCCTAAGGAAATGTTGCCGCTGGTTGATCGCCCTGTGATCGAGAAGATCGTCAACGAGTGCGTGAGGGCGGGGATTAAAGAAATTGTTCTGGTGACGCATGCGTCTAAAAATGCGATAGAAAATCATTTCGATACCTCTTTTGAGCTTGAATCTTTGCTGGAGGAACGTGCCAAGCGCCAGTTGTTGGCTGAAGTGCAGTCTATTTGTCCGAAAGGCGTGACGATCATGAACGTTCGTCAGGGGGAAACGCTGGGATTAGGGCATGCGGTCTCCTGTGCTCGCCCAATCATTGGGGATAATCCGTTTGTGGTGGTGTTGCCCGATGTCGTGCTAGATGAAAGCACGGCCGATCAGACGAAGGAAAACCTGGCGCTGTTGATCTCTCGTTTTGAAGAAACCGGGCGTAGCCAGGTGTTGGTGAAACATCGCCCTTATGAGGTATTGCCTGAATATTCTGTGGTTGATTGTGAAAAACCACTGGTGAACCCGGGCGATGCCGCAGCAATTACGTCTATGATTGAAAAGCCTGAGGCGCCATCTGAAACAGGGTCTGATCTTTCTGCGGTCGGGCGCTATGTATTAACTGCCGATGCCTGGCCACTGCTGGAAAAAGCGGTCCCTGGCGCGTGGGGACGTATTCAGTTAACGGATGTCATTGCCGACATGATTGCGACTCAGCAGGTTGATGCTGTGCAAATGTCAGGCAAGAACTTTAACTGCGGCCGTAAATTGGGCTATGCACAGGCATTTGTGTCCTATGGATTGCGCAATCCTGAGTTTGGTGCCGAATTTAAAGAAAGTATTAAGGCGCTGCTGAAAAAGTAA
- the gndA gene encoding NADP-dependent phosphogluconate dehydrogenase yields the protein MSKQQIGVVGMAVMGRNLALNIESRGYSVSIFNRSSDKTDEVIAENPGKKLVPSYTVEAFVESLEKPRRILLMVKAGEATDKTIESLKPYLEKGDILIDGGNTFYKDTIRRNRELSAEGFNFIGTGVSGGEEGALKGPSIMPGGQKEAYELVAPILEQIAARADGEACVTYIGADGAGHYVKMVHNGIEYGDMQLIAEAYALLKQALNLDNDELAATFSEWNKGELSSYLIEITADIFKKKDEEGKYLVDVILDEAANKGTGKWTSQSSLDLGEPLSLITESVFARYLSSLKDQRVAASKVLTGPTAQPFGGDQAEFVEKVRRALYLGKIVSYAQGFSQLKAASDENHWDLNYGEIAKIFRAGCIIRAQFLQKITDAYDQKADIANLLLAPYFKKVADEYQQALRDVVSYAVQQGIPTPTFSAAIAYYDSYRSAVLPANLIQAQRDYFGAHTYKRTDREGVFHTEWLE from the coding sequence ATGTCCAAACAGCAAATTGGCGTTGTTGGTATGGCGGTAATGGGGCGCAATCTGGCGCTGAACATTGAGAGCCGTGGCTATAGCGTTTCCATCTTTAACCGTTCTTCCGATAAAACCGATGAAGTTATCGCGGAAAATCCAGGCAAAAAACTGGTGCCTTCTTACACCGTTGAAGCGTTTGTCGAATCCTTGGAAAAACCCCGCCGTATTCTGCTGATGGTGAAGGCTGGTGAAGCAACCGATAAAACGATTGAATCGCTGAAACCTTACCTGGAAAAAGGCGATATTCTGATCGATGGTGGTAATACCTTCTATAAAGATACTATTCGCCGTAACCGCGAGCTGTCCGCTGAAGGGTTTAACTTCATCGGCACAGGCGTATCCGGTGGGGAAGAGGGCGCACTGAAAGGGCCTTCTATCATGCCGGGCGGTCAAAAAGAAGCTTATGAACTGGTTGCGCCGATTCTGGAACAGATTGCTGCACGTGCAGACGGCGAAGCCTGTGTGACCTACATTGGCGCAGATGGTGCTGGTCATTATGTCAAGATGGTGCATAACGGCATCGAATACGGTGACATGCAGCTTATTGCCGAAGCTTACGCGTTGCTTAAGCAGGCACTGAATCTGGACAACGATGAGCTGGCTGCGACGTTCTCTGAGTGGAACAAAGGCGAGCTAAGCAGCTATCTGATTGAAATCACGGCCGATATCTTCAAGAAAAAAGATGAAGAAGGTAAGTACCTGGTTGACGTGATTCTGGATGAAGCGGCTAACAAAGGTACCGGTAAATGGACCAGCCAAAGTTCTTTGGATCTGGGCGAACCGCTGTCTCTGATTACTGAATCTGTTTTTGCCCGTTACCTTTCCTCCCTGAAAGATCAGCGTGTTGCGGCATCTAAAGTGCTGACAGGCCCGACGGCTCAGCCATTCGGTGGTGATCAAGCCGAGTTCGTTGAGAAAGTGCGCCGCGCGTTATACTTGGGTAAAATCGTTTCTTATGCTCAGGGTTTCTCACAGCTTAAAGCGGCATCAGATGAGAATCACTGGGATCTGAACTACGGTGAAATCGCCAAGATCTTCCGCGCAGGTTGCATCATTCGTGCACAGTTCCTGCAAAAAATTACCGACGCATACGATCAGAAAGCAGATATTGCTAACCTGTTGTTGGCACCTTACTTTAAGAAAGTGGCAGACGAGTATCAGCAAGCACTGCGCGATGTGGTATCTTACGCCGTTCAGCAAGGTATCCCGACACCAACGTTCTCCGCGGCGATCGCTTATTACGACAGCTACCGTTCTGCCGTGTTACCTGCTAACCTGATTCAGGCTCAGCGCGACTATTTCGGTGCGCATACCTATAAGCGTACGGATAGAGAAGGCGTATTCCATACCGAATGGCTGGAATAA
- a CDS encoding YjbF family lipoprotein produces the protein MTRIKRIAKMKALVAAPLLSIVLIGCSQNVEQVGKTFNLAFFGQDDTHVTAKQVANTPYASAYLKVGSAPQAFVVLVFAEHNQLKWIGADKNMVATQHGRIVKTQGFGEDITYVDNLQYDPLTLGLLKASTPMTWKSRVEWAQVFRGGYDMTSVFQARGKETIKILDTARELLRFDEQVTVPALNASYTNSYWLDPTNGSVVQSQQHMGPDMALVAFTVLKPYSQ, from the coding sequence ATGACAAGAATAAAACGAATAGCAAAAATGAAAGCGCTGGTTGCCGCCCCTCTTTTATCCATTGTACTGATCGGTTGTTCCCAAAATGTAGAACAGGTGGGAAAAACGTTCAACTTGGCGTTTTTTGGGCAGGATGATACCCACGTAACGGCCAAACAGGTTGCCAATACTCCCTATGCGTCAGCCTATCTGAAAGTCGGATCGGCACCACAGGCTTTTGTCGTCCTTGTTTTTGCCGAGCATAACCAGTTGAAATGGATCGGGGCCGATAAAAATATGGTCGCGACCCAACATGGCCGTATAGTAAAGACGCAAGGATTTGGTGAAGACATTACCTATGTGGATAACCTGCAATATGATCCTCTGACGTTAGGCCTATTGAAAGCATCGACACCTATGACGTGGAAAAGCCGGGTTGAGTGGGCTCAGGTTTTTCGCGGTGGTTATGACATGACGTCCGTTTTTCAGGCTCGTGGCAAAGAGACGATAAAAATTCTGGATACCGCGCGCGAATTGTTGCGCTTTGATGAACAGGTCACCGTCCCTGCCTTGAATGCCTCTTATACCAATAGTTACTGGCTTGATCCGACTAACGGAAGTGTCGTTCAGAGCCAGCAGCATATGGGGCCGGATATGGCATTGGTTGCATTCACCGTATTAAAACCCTACTCACAATAA
- a CDS encoding capsule biosynthesis GfcC D2 domain-containing protein yields MLALNRITTLLLLVSGVATSAQLTVKSPQQTIAVVKLEDGTRLEKFYEQVPWPQNINWRTAFISDFATTQNVRAQGDVLLQKLAELETRWRNSGDGDLAISAWLLRKAISPINVAGRIHTDLDPDRVRVYIENNRPLVGEYALYIAPHDDRLSLIGLVNTSADVGELETSGKVALHAGWSLEDYLAGRRLLAGADNSYGYLIGGNGQWRKVPLALWNRQHSEPAAGEMLFIGFDPSVLPQDMSSLNDQLADYLANRTPLE; encoded by the coding sequence ATGTTGGCACTTAATCGCATCACAACTTTGTTGCTGCTCGTTTCTGGCGTCGCGACGTCTGCACAACTGACGGTGAAATCGCCTCAACAGACGATTGCCGTTGTTAAACTGGAAGACGGTACGCGTCTTGAAAAATTTTACGAACAGGTTCCTTGGCCACAGAACATCAACTGGCGAACGGCGTTTATTTCCGATTTCGCTACGACGCAGAACGTTCGGGCACAGGGTGACGTTTTGTTGCAAAAACTGGCTGAACTGGAAACGCGCTGGCGTAATTCAGGTGATGGTGATTTGGCCATTTCCGCCTGGCTGTTGAGAAAGGCTATTAGCCCGATTAATGTGGCAGGCCGTATCCACACAGATTTAGATCCTGACCGTGTGCGTGTTTATATCGAAAATAACCGTCCTTTGGTGGGGGAGTATGCGCTGTATATCGCGCCCCATGATGACAGACTCTCTCTGATCGGTCTGGTCAATACCTCCGCCGATGTAGGCGAACTGGAAACGTCAGGGAAAGTAGCGCTACATGCCGGATGGTCGCTCGAGGATTATCTCGCTGGGCGACGGTTGCTTGCAGGAGCAGATAATAGTTACGGCTATCTGATTGGGGGCAATGGCCAGTGGCGCAAAGTACCGCTAGCGCTGTGGAACCGTCAGCATAGTGAACCTGCCGCGGGCGAAATGCTGTTTATCGGTTTTGATCCCTCTGTTTTACCTCAGGATATGTCATCACTTAACGATCAGCTTGCTGACTACCTTGCTAACCGGACCCCACTCGAATGA